One window from the genome of Bacillus tianshenii encodes:
- a CDS encoding TlyA family RNA methyltransferase, which translates to MAGKKERIDILLVEQGFFETREKAKRSIMAGIVFADGQRVDKPGVKVKDEVAIEIKGRVLPYVGRGGLKLEKALKVFDLTMKEKTVIDIGASTGGFTDCALQNGASRVYALDVGYNQLAWKLRQDERVVVMERTNFRYVTLDDLTEGQPNSATIDVSFISLRLILPVLKELLQEDSDVVTLVKPQFEAGRDEVGKKGIVRDKAVHERVLTEIGDFAQGLGYSIMDASYSPITGGDGNIEFLLHLCWKPSEKRSMKAFIPSQIVQEAHDNLKKTNGAGNS; encoded by the coding sequence ATGGCAGGTAAGAAAGAACGAATCGATATATTACTTGTAGAGCAAGGATTTTTCGAAACGAGAGAAAAAGCAAAACGTTCGATTATGGCAGGTATCGTTTTTGCCGATGGTCAACGTGTAGATAAACCAGGTGTTAAAGTAAAAGATGAAGTCGCAATTGAAATTAAAGGGCGTGTGCTTCCTTATGTCGGTCGCGGCGGACTTAAGCTTGAAAAAGCATTAAAAGTATTCGACTTAACGATGAAAGAAAAAACAGTGATTGATATCGGCGCTTCAACAGGCGGTTTTACAGATTGTGCTCTTCAAAACGGGGCAAGCAGGGTATATGCTTTAGATGTCGGTTACAATCAACTGGCATGGAAGCTACGTCAAGATGAGCGCGTTGTAGTAATGGAACGGACAAACTTCCGCTATGTTACGTTGGATGATTTAACAGAGGGGCAGCCGAACAGTGCTACAATTGACGTGTCGTTTATTTCTCTTCGTCTCATCCTGCCTGTCTTAAAAGAGCTTTTGCAAGAAGACAGTGATGTCGTAACACTTGTTAAACCTCAATTTGAAGCAGGTCGGGATGAAGTTGGGAAGAAAGGGATTGTCCGTGACAAGGCTGTTCATGAACGAGTCTTAACCGAAATCGGTGATTTTGCTCAAGGTCTTGGCTACTCTATAATGGATGCCTCCTACTCACCAATTACAGGCGGTGATGGAAATATTGAATTTCTATTGCATCTATGCTGGAAGCCGTCTGAGAAGCGGTCAATGAAAGCTTTCATTCCGAGTCAAATTGTACAGGAGGCACATGACAACCTCAAGAAAACAAACGGAGCGGGTAACAGCTGA
- the argR gene encoding transcriptional regulator ArgR: MNKGQRHIKIRELITNNDIETQDELVDRLKNAGFNVTQATVSRDIKELHLVKVPMMDGRYKYSLPADQRFNPLQKLKRALMDAFVRIDSASHLLVMKTLPGNANAIGALIDNLDWEEILGTICGDDTILIICRSEKDTEEITERFLEML, from the coding sequence ATGAATAAAGGGCAACGCCATATTAAAATTCGAGAATTGATTACAAATAATGATATTGAGACACAAGATGAACTTGTTGACCGCTTGAAAAATGCAGGCTTTAATGTCACACAAGCGACTGTATCTCGTGACATTAAAGAGCTTCATCTTGTTAAAGTTCCAATGATGGATGGCCGCTATAAGTACAGCCTTCCAGCCGATCAACGCTTTAACCCGCTACAAAAATTAAAACGAGCTCTAATGGATGCATTTGTCCGTATTGATTCGGCAAGTCATTTGCTTGTTATGAAGACATTGCCGGGAAATGCAAATGCAATTGGTGCATTAATAGATAATTTGGATTGGGAAGAAATATTAGGTACAATTTGTGGTGATGACACGATACTTATCATTTGTCGTTCAGAAAAGGATACAGAAGAGATTACAGAACGCTTCTTAGAAATGCTGTAA